A single Cucumis melo cultivar AY chromosome 4, USDA_Cmelo_AY_1.0, whole genome shotgun sequence DNA region contains:
- the LOC103504227 gene encoding CO(2)-response secreted protease: MQSISFCVFLALVCVTFCLVSENVEVADAAEDAKNGVYIVYMGSASGSRIDFLRLLNSVNRRNVLVHTYKHGFTGFAARLSEHEAQAMRQSPGVVSVFPDPILKLHTTHSWDFLVSQTSVKVDANPKSDSPTSSSQPYDTIIGILDTGIWPESESFNDKGMGPIPSRWKGTCMVGDDFTSSNCNRKIIGARFYESSESDGIRYHSPRDGAGHGTHVASTAAGSAVANASYYGLAAGTAKGGSPRSRIAMYRVCMADGCRGSSILKAFDDSIADGVDVLSLSLGSPSFLRPDLTADPIAIGAFHAVEKGITVVCSAGNDGPSSGTVVNDAPWILTVAASTIDRDFESDVVLGNKKVIKGEGINFSDLQKSPVYPLIQGKSAKKASASEDSARICSEDSMDEAQVKGKIVICESSVEGGGSDWQSQAETVKSLGGVGVVLIDDDSKLVAEKFTTPMTVISKKDGPEILSYVNSSRKPVATILPTETIINYKPAPAITYFSSRGPNPAVLNIIKPDISAPGVNILAAWLGNDSSSTPQATKSPLFNVISGTSMSCPHVSGVVASVKSQNPTWSPSAIKSAIMTTAIQTNNLGSPMTLDTGSVATPYDYGAGEISTNGALQPGLVYETSTTDYLLYLCGRGYNLTTIKSITTTVPDGFDCPKNSTTDYISNMNYPTIAVSELKGKESKKVIRTVTNVGGNGETVYTVSVDAPEEVEVKVIPEKLKFAKNNEKQSYQVVFTPTASTLKERVFGSITWTNGKHRVRSPFVVTSESSEP; encoded by the exons GAACGTACTGGTGCACACATATAAACATGGGTTCACAGGATTTGCAGCTCGTCTATCAGAACATGAAGCCCAAGCCATGAGACAAAGCCCTGGAGTTGTTTCGGTTTTTCCTGATCCAATATTGAAGTTACACACAACTCATTCATGGGATTTCTTGGTCAGTCAGACAAGCGTCAAAGTCGACGCCAATCCCAAATCAGATTCCCCAACCTCTTCCTCTCAACCGTACGATACCATTATAGGAATCTTGGATACtg GTATCTGGCCGGAATCGGAGAGTTTTAATGACAAGGGTATGGGTCCAATACCTTCGAGGTGGAAAGGTACCTGCATGGTAGGCGATGACTTCACTTCCTCCAACTGTAATAG AAAAATCATTGGAGCAAGATTTTACGAAAGTTCTGAGAGTGACGGCATACGGTACCACTCACCTCGAGACGGAGCTGGACATGGCACCCACGTGGCATCAACGGCGGCCGGAAGCGCCGTGGCTAATGCATCCTACTATGGCCTCGCAGCCGGGACGGCCAAGGGCGGCTCCCCCCGCTCAAGGATCGCCATGTACAGAGTCTGCATGGCCGACGGCTGTCGTGGGTCGTCGATCCTGAAGGCGTTTGATGATTCCATCGCCGATGGGGTCGATGTATTGTCCTTATCTCTCGGTTCACCCTCCTTCTTGCGACCAGATCTGACGGCAGACCCTATTGCCATCGGAGCCTTTCATGCGGTTGAGAAGGGCATTACAGTTGTCTGCTCCGCCGGAAACGACGGTCCCAGTTCGGGAACGGTGGTGAACGACGCGCCGTGGATTCTAACAGTGGCTGCCTCCACCATTGATAGGGATTTTGAGTCTGATGTTGTGTTGGGCAACAAAAAAGTGATCAAG GGCGAAGGTATAAATTTCTCTGATCTTCAAAAGTCCCCTGTATACCCTCTAATACAAGGCAAGTCAGCCAAGAAAGCGAGTGCCAGTGAAGACAGTGCAAG gaTTTGTTCTGAAGATTCCATGGATGAAGCTCAAGTGAAGGGAAAGATAGTTATTTGCGAAAGCAGTGTCGAAGGAGGTGGTTCGGATTGGCAAAGTCAGGCGGAAACAGTGAAGAGTCTTGGAGGGGTTGGGGTAGTTTTAATTGATGACGACTCAAAATTAGTTGCAGAGAAGTTTACTACTCCCATGACAGTTATTAGCAAAAAGGACGGTCCTGAGATCCTCTCCTATGTTAACTCAAGCAG GAAACCAGTTGCTACAATTCTCCCCACTGAGACCATAATAAACTATAAGCCAGCACCTGCTATAACATATTTTTCATCCAGAGGGCCTAATCCCGCAGTATTAAACATAATTAAG CCGGACATATCAGCACCAGGAGTGAACATTCTTGCAGCCTGGCTTGGAAATGATtcaagttcaactccacaagCAACAAAGTCACCACTCTTCAATGTGATCTCAGGAACTTCAATGTCCTGCCCCCATGTCTCTGGCGTAGTGGCCTCTGTAAAATCTCAAAACCCCACATGGAGTCCCTCAGCAATCAAATCAGCCATCATGACAACAG CAATCCAAACGAATAACTTGGGATCGCCTATGACTTTGGATACGGGATCAGTAGCCACACCTTATGATTATGGGGCAGGAGAAATATCAACCAATGGAGCATTACAACCAGGACTAGTCTATGAAACTAGTACAACAGACTACTTACTATACCTTTGCGGCCGAGGTTATAATCTAACCACCATTAAAAGCATCACAACTACTGTTCCTGATGGATTTGATTGCcccaagaattcaactacaGACTACATATCCAACATGAACTACCCAACAATAGCAGTATCAGAATTGAAAGGCAAGGAAAGTAAGAAAGTAATCAGAACAGTTACAAATGTTGGTGGCAATGGTGAAACAGTTTACACAGTCAGTGTAGACGCACCTGAGGAAGTAGAGGTCAAAGTGATTCCAGAGAAATTGAAATTTGCAAAGAACAATGAGAAGCAGAGTTATCAAGTGGTTTTCACCCCAACTGCATCCACACTGAAGGAAAGAGTCTTTGGTTCAATCACTTGGACCAATGGAAAACATCGAGTCCGAAGTCCATTTGTCGTCACTAGTGAGAGTAGTGAGCCATAA
- the LOC127149024 gene encoding uncharacterized protein LOC127149024, translating into MGLRLFDGSDSDNDNSKIEINQDYAKRFEYNKKREDIQRLEELKKKGLIEDSESESSDSESSSSEEEDSQNFRKDLKFFDALIKVKKKDPTLKQKEAKLFDSDDDSHGKESDDVKGSLTEKKKSGMYLKDVVAKHLIEEGPEFNDEDTKNVKVYDKEQEEIRKAFLEAAEQNENDEEELLKVKERGAVEEEKNEEFERKLDEYFGDGDDQLDENSKFLKHYFKNKLWIGEDAKVEEEELNMLSEDEEEIEKQEEYEYRFQENADDTIWGHSRTIEGSVRKKKNSRKEQRKNKEERMEIARLEREEELKHLKNLKKEEVKQKLRKIRETAGLGEDENCLLDIKDLDDDFDPEEYDSMMKVAFSEEYYEKEDIDPGFGSDMDDEGNGEHEKPDFDKEDELLGLPKGWTSSESVDGFFAARQRSLSHKVDNDMSNEDNEEDEEQGNEDEKSTRKRKRKLSMYQKAKEAMMEEYYKLDYEDTVGDLKTRFKYAKIQPNRYGLSTAEILAMDDKELNQFVSMKKLAPYKEEWKMPNSTRQRLKMRSRELLRGKQSGEQKDIGKRKAKNCSNKNILEDNENDKVNNVDKGNLSRKARRKQRQAELKLSHFRNLAYGKTALKSKKKSKH; encoded by the coding sequence ATGGGTCTACGATTATTTGATGGAAGTGATTCTGACAATGACAACTCAAAGATAGAAATTAATCAGGATTATGCTAAAAGGTTTGAGTATAACAAGAAGCGAGAGGATATTCAGCGCTTAGAGGAGCTTAAGAAGAAGGGTCTAATTGAAGACTCTGAATCAGAAAGCTCGGACTCTGAATCATCTTCTTCAGAGGAAGAAGATAGCCAAAATTTTAGGAAGGACTTGAAGTTCTTCGATGCATTAATCAAGGTAAAGAAGAAGGATCCGACACTCAAACAAAAAGAAGCCAAGCTTTTTGATTCTGATGATGACAGCCATGGCAAGGAAAGTGATGATGTCAAAGGTAGTTTaacagaaaagaagaaaagtggTATGTATTTGAAAGATGTGGTAGCGAAGCATTTGATTGAAGAGGGTCCTGAATTCAATGATGAGGATACTAAAAATGTGAAGGTTTATGATAAGGAGCAAGAAGAAATACGCAAGGCATTCTTGGAGGCTGCTgaacaaaatgaaaatgatgaGGAGGAATTGTTAAAAGTGAAGGAGAGAGGTGCAGTGgaagaggaaaaaaatgaagaatttgaGAGGAAGTTGGATGAGTATTTTGGAGATGGGGATGACCAGTTGGATGAAAATTCAAAGTTCTTGAAACATTATTTTAAGAATAAACTGTGGATTGGTGAAGATGCAAAGGTTGAGGAAGAGGAGTTGAACATGCTATCGGAGGACGAGGAAGAGATCGAAAAACAAGAGGAATATGAATACCGGTTCCAAGAAAATGCAGATGATACCATTTGGGGGCATAGTAGGACCATTGAGGGGTCAGTTAGGAAAAAGAAGAATTCGAGGAAGGAGCAGAGAAAGAATAAGGAAGAGAGGATGGAGATTGCAAGATTAGAGAGAGAGGAGGAGTTGAAgcatttaaaaaatttgaagaagGAGGAGGTAAAGCAGAAGCTTAGGAAGATTAGAGAGACAGCAGGACTTGGGGAGGACGAGAATTGCTTATTAGATATTAAAGATTTAGATGATGATTTTGATCCTGAAGAGTATGACAGCATGATGAAAGTGGCTTTTAGTGAAGAATATTATGAGAAAGAAGACATTGATCCTGGGTTTGGAAGTGATATGGATGACGAAGGCAATGGTGAGCATGAGAAGCCTGATTTTGACAAAGAGGATGAGTTGCTTGGATTGCCAAAAGGGTGGACTTCCTCTGAGTCAGTTGATGGCTTCTTTGCAGCTAGGCAAAGGAGTTTAAGCCATAAAGTTGATAATGATATGAGCAATGAAgataatgaagaagatgaagaacaagGCAATGAGGATGAAAAAAGCACAAGAAAGAGGAAGCGTAAATTATCTATGTACCAAAAAGCTAAGGAAGCCATGATGGAGGAGTATTATAAATTAGATTACGAGGATACAGTCGGAGACTTGAAGACGAGGTTTAAGTACGCCAAAATACAACCTAATCGTTATGGATTGAGTACTGCTGAAATCCTGGCAATGGATGACAAGGAGttgaatcaatttgtttctatGAAAAAGTTGGCCCCTTATAAGGAAGAATGGAAGATGCCAAATAGTACTAGACAGCGCCTGAAAATGAGGTCTAGGGAGCTCCTTAGAGGCAAACAATCTGGTGAACAGAAAGATATTGGGAAGAGAAAGGCGAAAAATTGCTCCAACAAGAACATTTTGGAAGACAATGAGAATGACAAAGTAAATAATGTTGACAAGGGCAATTTATCTCGGAAAGCCAGGAGAAAACAACGTCAAGCTGAGCTTAAATTGTCTCACTTTAGGAATCTGGCATACGGCAAGACAGCCTTGAAATCTAAGAAGAAATCAAAACATTGA
- the LOC103503863 gene encoding protein FREE1 — protein sequence MQNGDYGTAPYFQYPNLQNLSLNPSPNPVPTPSDRNYASAPPFSTNYGASDYPAYSPNYPPYSQNPDPVPASPTAPLYNPPSSNPNLQTFNPTPQPPAFPPFESHVPYQSPSQSQSYYSTYDQHQTAPNYAPTPPPPPPSSIPMNQSSNSTPSPNSPYSSMYSAPFGSLAPPSYENPYESSVKFDQGGGYGDDRYGGYGRSRSDFGSELYGKRPEDAAPRFDSGYDDGYGDGVYAYQGGKAEPYGARGTASKSSTWSAAAPAFDDYGRPISIPPKKESPASSLKVVRAIPKVEAQEDAKNWVQKFRVKLLAESGGQSTMDVLCQVGLDGIRMLDPNSSRTLRIYPLETITRCEVYDSSTLAFWSKSSVDIEPRRIRLQSNKYTTNTLLDTVTAATVQFKEMGGRSRPAESFKASEQATEKKKGLVDWVNLIKPGNEEKDHWVPDEAVTKCTACGTDFGAFVRRHHCRNCGDIFCDKCTQGRTALTAEENAPQVRVCDRCMAEVTQRLANAKDLASKPAGLHSHEDLAKKLKDEMERNRRSSGSKSDGSGKRMKEVACPTCTVHLQVQVPSSGSETIECGVCQHPFLVSAH from the exons ATGCAGAACGGCGATTACGGTACTGCTCCCTATTTCCAATACCCAAATCTTCAAAACCTTTCCTTAAATCCAAGCCCTAATCCAGTTCCCACTCCCTCCGATCGCAACTACGCCTCCGCTCCCCCCTTCTCCACCAATTATGGTGCCTCCGATTACCCTGCTTATTCCCCTAATTATCCTCCTTACTCCCAGAATCCCGATCCCGTCCCTGCTTCTCCCACTGCTCCTCTTTACAATCCTCCGTCATCGAATCCTAATCTTCAGACATTTAATCCCACTCCTCAACCACCTGCTTTCCCTCCGTTTGAGTCTCATGTGCCTTATCAATCTCCTTCTCAGTCGCAATCGTATTATTCGACCTACGATCAGCATCAGACGGCTCCTAATTATGCCCCtactcctcctcctcctccaccTTCCTCAATTCCGATGAATCAGAGCTCTAATTCTACCCCCAGTCCTAATTCTCCGTACTCCTCCATGTATTCCGCTCCCTTTGGCTCTTTGGCTCCCCCGTCGTATGAAAACCCATATGAAAGTTCTGTGAAATTTGATCAAGGAGGTGGCTATGGTGATGATAGATATGGAGGCTACGGTCGAAGCCGGTCTGATTTTGGTTCCGAGTTGTACGGTAAGCGGCCGGAGGACGCGGCACCACGCTTTGATTCTGGTTATGATGACGGTTATGGCGATGGAGTCTATGCTTATCAAGGCGGCAAAGCTGAGCCTTATGGAGCTCGCGGTACAGCTTCAAAGTCTTCGACATGGTCTGCTGCGGCGCCTGCTTTTGATGATTATGGGAGGCCGATAAGTATTCCTCCGAAGAAAGAGTCGCCGGCGAGTTCACTGAAAGTAGTTAGGGCGATCCCTAAGGTGGAAGCGCAAGAAGATGCGAAAAATTGGGTGCAGAAGTTCCGGGTGAAGCTCTTGGCTGAAAGTGGAGGTCAGAGCACCATGGACGTTCTTTGTCAG GTTGGTCTAGATGGTATTCGTATGCTTGATCCAAATTCTAGTCGGACATTAAGGATATATCCTCTTGAGACCATCACTAGATGTGAA GTTTACGATTCATCTACCCTGGCTTTCTGGTCTAAGAGCTCCGTGGATATTGAGCCACGGCGTATTAGGTTGCAATCAAACAAGTACACTACCAACACGCTTCTGGACACAGTGACTGCTGCAACTGTACAG TTTAAGGAAATGGGCGGAAGAAGTAGGCCTGCGGAATCTTTTAAGGCATCTGAGCAGGCtacagagaagaagaaagggTTGGTTGATTGGGTGAATCTGATAAAGCCAGGCAACGAGGAGAAAGATCATTGG GTACCTGATGAAGCAGTCACAAAGTGTACAGCCTGTGGGACGGACTTTGGGGCTTTTGTACGAAGG CATCACTGCAGAAATTGTGGAGACATTTTCTGTGACAAATGCACTCAAGGTAGAACTGCTCTGACGGCTGAGGAGAATGCTCCTCAAGTTCGAGTTTGTGACAGATGCATG GCAGAAGTGACTCAGAGGCTCGCTAATGCCAAAGATTTGGCCAGTAAGCCTGCAGGCTTGCATAGCCATGAGGATCTTGCCAAAAAACTTAAG GACGAAATGGAGAGAAACCGAAGGTCATCAG GATCCAAGTCTGATGGATCTGGGAAACGGATGAAGGAAGTTGCATGCCCTACTTGTACTGTTCATTTACAG GTCCAGGTTCCAAGCTCAGGTTCTGAGACGATTGAGTGTGGGGTTTGCCAGCATCCATTCCTTGTTAGCGCTCACTGA